ataaacttacttaAGTCACAGCCTAGCTCGCGGCACGGATTTGAATCGGTGACCTGTAATCgtgggctgcgtaaaaaaatcgtatcatggtaatttctGGTTCTTGTGATTGATGATTCGTCTGTGTGTGATAGGAGGTGAGCAGTTCATGAAATCATTTTATACATTTCAATAAttcagaaatttaaaaaaaaaattataaatggcgctccaaaggtgtcaaaatgctcataatgaaaagGCAATGCTTGATGCTGATAAGAAAGTTTAAGGCGTGTAATTGAGGgattaattgaaacaattaaaaaaaagatgaaaaatgcgttcaaaggtgccAAACTGCTCAAAATGGAAAGCCTGACCCACTACCCTGTCGCGCCATTCCCTTAAGCCGGAGCTGAACCGTCCTatcaattttccttttttttttgcgctcaaaGGACGAAATTGGAAAACAAAGTCAGAGTAAACAGTTTCTAGCCCCCATATGTTAAGAAGCACCCAACGCGTACATCAACACGCACAGCGTATTTCGTATACAGCGAGCACGCCCGTCTGGACGGCCTGCTTGTCCGTGCCACAAATACGCGTCTCGACGGGACAAAAAAGAATGAAGGAAAGCTACCCGTGGTACGTCAACGGGCAAAAAAACATATCCTGAATTTCATGTGTTATGCTAATGCTCCCGAAGCCTGTGTAATACAAAGCTTGCATGAATACCAACCACAGTAAACAATCTGCTTCTACCAAACGCAAATTAAAAACATTACCGCCACGATTCAATCAGAAAAAAGAACACACGAATTAATTTTGAAGTAACTTGGGTCAAAATGTCAAATACGCGGAGAATCAAGCTCCTGGTCGCTAAGGCTTCGGCAATCCTGGCGGCTCGGCACACAACGCTAAATAAATATCCACCAGGCAggacattttatttttgtttctcctTAAGATCCCACTTTTTTATGTGCGTGTCCACGGAGCTTCATCACAGCGATGCTGACGTGGCCGCTGTACACACATTCCAGCTTAAATCACGGAAGCAGCTCGAACTTCAGCCGAAGCTGGTCGTCTTCCACGTAACCCCCGCTGATGAGATCATCGAGATGAAGAGTTGGGCAACTCCAAAATGGATCTTGTGCACCTCCCTCTTGCGGCTTTTGACAATGCGAATGAGAACTATTCGCACTCTCTACGATCTCCCGTTCTTCTCCTCCCTTTGGATGCACGACACGAAGTTTGATTCTTTGCTGGAACGGCCACCGAACAACATCGTCCATGTCGCCCTCGTGCAGGCGGAACATTGCACCCAGCACTATAATTCCATCCGGTTCGTGGATGAAGTTGACACCGGGGTACACGCAGTAGCCTCGGAGGTATACACGCTCGCTCTCGTAAGCCACGTAACCTCGATTACGTGCATTTTCAACGAGTGATTTGACACCTTTGACGACAAACTcgcacaccgatgccagtgggTCAGGCTGATTGGGCATTGCTTTGTCCATGCGTCCCATTGCACTGCTGCTTTCTCCCGCTTGTTCCGTGGCCCCCTCGGCGCCTCCTGCAACCTGTGTGCCGCAGTCGCATTTTCCTCTGGCCTTTTTTGCCAACTCGTGTTCAAATAGCTTTTTCaccgaaagcatgcgtttagaaATTCTGTTCATATTATCACTGCTTGCAATGAAACGACCTTTCGTGTCCTCTCTGAACGCGGCTATTTCATCCGAGCTTTTTTTCAGAGACTCACGATGCTCTGTTCTTACTTGTACTGCTTCTTGTCTCACTGTGTCCTGCATGCTACTAATGCTCAGTCTGAGTTCTTCTCTCAGTGTTTCTTGCAAGCTGTTCACCCCCTGAACAACTTCGTTTAGTCGGTCGCTATTGGCGCCACTTCCACTGAGATGTCGCTCCAGAAGTGTCTTGATTTCACCGACCTGCTCTTCAAGAATTTCCCTGAAGCGTGTCAGCAGCGCCGTCTGCTCCTTGCGGCCTGAATCCCGTTGGCATTCCAATCCAGCAGGCGTCGCAGTTGTAGAGCAGCACTCCGACTCCAAGTGCGCGCGCACGTCGGTGCAAAGAACTCTGGCCGAACATTTTGGGCAGCGAATTGAATGGCGGCGACATTCACGATGGAAGTGCTGGCTGATCTGCGATGCAGGCAGAACTGCATTGCAGTCACTTCCTTCGTTCCAGCATTTCACCTGCAAGATTAAAACATGGGTAATTTTCTCAGCAATCGTCACTGCGTCTCCGGGTATACGCCAAGAACTTgtactctttttttcttatttatgaACGGGCTATATGCGACACGGTGGTCAACAACAGCCTAGCTAATTGCACTCGCGCAATTCTGTGACTTCGAGCTCCACATTCGGCATATTGATTTGGCAGGTGCGGTGCTCTATGGAGCACAGTCATTTAAATTTTACAGCGAATGCCGCTTAGACAACACTTTCCGCCGCTCGTCTACACCCCGGTATGCTCCGCAGTCACGTGAGCATTCCATCAAAGTGCACTCCTTGCGTATCGTGCAACATTTCTCGTCATTTTTTGGCAAGCTCAGTCTAGCGACGCCGCCTAGCGCGCTTTGAAACACCCCTCGTAAGTTGCATGCAGCCAGCAGCGGATGGCCCCTATACCACATGAAGGAAAGGAATAAGTAAAAGGGTTAGATTGAAATTATGCGCGGTTACGACAGCTCAGGCCTTATGTGATTATCGCCCCCAGCGACgatgtatttattttttaattttgaatTCAGGCTGAAGAGCAAAAGTTCAACTACGAGTAACATTCAGCAGAATAGGCAAGTGTTAAATGCATATTTTGCACAGAACTTCTTTCGTGGGTCTTCCCAAGGTTATAAATGAGCTCCGGCGAAATTACCCACAACAACTTGCTTAATACATCTGGGCGTTGCCCACGAGTGCATAACTGGAGAGTTGCTAGTGCAACTGATGCTTAAGAGCCATGTTGAGCGCAAAACATGTCAGCGTTGTGTTCTGTCCCTTTCTGTtgggcttcgagccgttgcgctggtttacaagaactatgtctgaccaactcgcccacaaGTTCATGTTGTAAAGAATTGCACACAACACGCCTATCCACAGTCCAGTGCGGCGCTTATAGAAAAACTCACAGAACAAGGAATAGTTTAAGAAAAAATTGGTACCCTGTCTCCTCGTCTCAAGCAAGTTGCCATAGCCTTGAGGAAACAGCGTAACGTATTCTAGAACGGCCGTCGGCGATTCAGCCATGCTTTACCTCCTCACTTGTTGGGGTGCACCGCGCAGAAGGTGTAGCGCTGATTGCAAAAGAAATCTGAAGCTAAGCATGAAGGGAAAAAAGGTTGCGATGATTTAGCCGCTATATCGAGTGCTGCAAAGGCTGACAGAGGGCACGAAATTCACGAGCAACGAAAACAACGCAAGCTCGATGAGGAAATCGTCAAGCTTGAAAAGTGCTTCGTGAACCTCTTATCAAGCAAATCTCTCAACGACGTCGCCATTTGCTTGAATTTGCACGAAGAAAAAAGCAACGCATCCCTTCATGCAGCGACTTCAAGGCAACCATTTTGGTCCCCAGGTAACTCTCTGCTTCCGGTGACACAGCCTGACTAGCGCACTTGAGCGAGCTCTGACATTTTGCTGCAATAAATGCATACAAAAAGAAGTTCCAACCACTCCGTTTCCTGTTGGAGGTGTAACAAATGTGAGCACAAAGCAGTATGTTCTTACAATAGATAACCGAGCGATTTTACAACCGTATATATAAACAACGTACAGCTGGATCATATCCTTCGACGCTATTAGTTGCACCTTGCTTTCCGTGGTATAGGAGTCTTACCTAAACCTTGGATGCACGTGGCCACGAACACCCGCTCACTCAGAGTGATTCAACACTGCTGAGACAAAAAGCCAAAATTCTCAGCGGTCCACAATGCAACATTCATTCTAAAGCACAAGGACTGGTTGAAGGATTTTAGagggtttttttttccttattggaGCACGGACAGATGAGGTACTTAATATCTCTTCACGGGCTGTGGACAGATGTGGGGTTCTTAGACAACCAAGTAGCCAGTAAATTATACACCGAAACATTCCTGTTACTTTGCCCTCACGCATACCTCTCTCCTGAGCAGCTCCTGGACGGGAAACTCCTTCAGGTCGACGTCTTCCTCCCCGCACTGGAGACCGTCCAGGGGACACACGCGCCCGCCATCACGAGTGCTCAGCTCGTAGCAAGACTCGCACAGTGTGTGCGAACACGGAAACAAGGCTGTTTTGTTGCGCACCAGTCCGCAGGTGCCGCATACTCTGTACAATGGAAGGGGCTTCACAAAACGCAGGGGCCTCCAGTCCAGTTCAGCGGAAAACCCAACAAGAATGTATTCCATGCGTCCCGGAGGCATAGCTAACACTGTTCGATCGCCGCTCGACGATCTGCACAAGGTCACCTTTCCGCCCCCTCAAAGCTCGCTCATATCTCCCCCTTTGCACTCAGCTCTAGCTGACGGCATGCCAGGCTGCAATCGCGCCGATATCTGCCGCCTCTCGTTCGTAGCTTCGGGAAGGCCGCACATCCGTCGAATGCAATCCGTTGAGTTGCGTCGGCCAGaggcaacgtttttagataaggacagttggaaaacttgctcCTGGGAAGCGCAGTTATCTCCGTTTTTATCCGTTTCCGCTTCTATCTCAAAGCGCAGTTGTGCGCCGAGGATATCGGCGCGCCGCCTTCGACGCCAGCGCAAACTTATCGGCacgccgccgccgtcgccaccGACGTTTCACTCGGCGCGATTGGCGCGCCCTCTAAATATGAATATATTTTTCCCCGCAAACCTAGCTGCGTTTGAGGTTTGGTTTTCTCTTTTTTGATTCGTTTCCTGGTCTGAGGCATATAATCATGTCAAGGAGTCAACATCTTAATTGTGTTGCAATGAatcaacacacaaaaaaacaaaagcaacccTGCTCTCCGCGCCTCAACGCATGCGTATCGTCACCAGACATCGCAACGTGGCATTCCGAAACTTCCTCAAAAGCGGAACATGGCGCAACAAGAAGAAAGAACGGTTTCGGAGCGTCGAAATCACGGCCTGTGGGTCGCCGGCACTGCGGTTGCGGGTACAATCAACGTTATGCCCCAAATTGGCATCAACGCATCTTAACGTCTTTCAGCTAGAAAAATATTCACCTTCTGGAaaaacagtattttttttcttttttattccagGAAAAGGCCATTATAAGAAGTGTTACTTTAAACAAACGGTGATTAATATTCAGAAGTGGCGTCACAAACTGTCCAGACGGAAATGTTAGTGTTATATATTGATTGGTTGAGAGGTAAAGGGCTGCACCAACAAAAGTTGGCCATAGAAGAGGTCTGaaggatagcaaaaaaaaaaaacaattgcgcCTACGGCGCTGAAAACAAGAAAGGTTCTGCACGTTCGTGCGCCCGAAATATATAAACAGAATCAACATACGCTCTTGTGGTATGtgcctcaattttttttaatacgtcGCCTAAAAAACAAGATTTAGagaacattttgcatttctctcaccctTCATCCCCTCCGTGTTTTGAGCCCTTAGTACAAAAGCCCTAAAATTTCAACCAGTTTAGCGAAGAAGGCTGTGGAGAAATTGCTCTTTACATTTCTGGCTTAGCTTTACCAGGCGCCGCGCCGACGTCGCCGCCGCCGTTCGAAACAGACGCAGCGCACACCTGCATCTcaaatagggtgcctcgatgcgcgcgcgccCTCTAGGGTGAGGTCACCCTTTGGGAGGCCGAGTGCCGCCTCCTCGGCCGGGACGGTCCACCTGCGGCCATTTTCATGCCCTTTCTCGCGGCGGCGCGGCGGCCGTAACACGTGCGTTCGCTCTGTCGCCTTTTCTCTTGGTGCTGACCGGTGGCGCACATCGAAAAATGCCGGGTTGTTGTGTGCCGC
The genomic region above belongs to Amblyomma americanum isolate KBUSLIRL-KWMA chromosome 9, ASM5285725v1, whole genome shotgun sequence and contains:
- the LOC144104664 gene encoding uncharacterized protein LOC144104664 — translated: MPPGRMEYILVGFSAELDWRPLRFVKPLPLYRVCGTCGLVRNKTALFPCSHTLCESCYELSTRDGGRVCPLDGLQCGEEDVDLKEFPVQELLRREVKCWNEGSDCNAVLPASQISQHFHRECRRHSIRCPKCSARVLCTDVRAHLESECCSTTATPAGLECQRDSGRKEQTALLTRFREILEEQVGEIKTLLERHLSGSGANSDRLNEVVQGVNSLQETLREELRLSISSMQDTVRQEAVQVRTEHRESLKKSSDEIAAFREDTKGRFIASSDNMNRISKRMLSVKKLFEHELAKKARGKCDCGTQVAGGAEGATEQAGESSSAMGRMDKAMPNQPDPLASVCEFVVKGVKSLVENARNRGYVAYESERVYLRGYCVYPGVNFIHEPDGIIVLGAMFRLHEGDMDDVVRWPFQQRIKLRVVHPKGGEEREIVESANSSHSHCQKPQEGGAQDPFWSCPTLHLDDLISGGYVEDDQLRLKFELLP